Proteins co-encoded in one Sander vitreus isolate 19-12246 chromosome 9, sanVit1, whole genome shotgun sequence genomic window:
- the inpp5d gene encoding phosphatidylinositol 3,4,5-trisphosphate 5-phosphatase 1 translates to MPSYQPWCHGTITRSKAEDLLSKAARDGSFLIRASESIQGAYALCVLYQNCVYTYRILPNEDKKLSVQASEGVPIRFFSMLPELVEAYYSPNMGLVTHLQYPVQREEDVDEEQEANNFPPQLPPRNFTVNDVKDSDPKSLSDTYLMRLQQMDLSTLPEEHQTAIQEYFRTSVSLDADQAQCGYPNLPGLQKLISAICKNLNSEISRILPALEVFHRALDQQLSPGIAQFSKQISGDSSQSVSFRLEQLTKLLYSIEDKTKSSMFESGGYEGGHRKSLIPLVTFEVKQESLAIPTKMFLKVDVESGKLFLKKSKDGPEDKFFVHNKILQLVKSQKMHAKLVIVAETEKEKILRKEFVFDDTKKREGFCQLLQQMKNKHTEKPEPDMITVFVGTWNMGNAGPPHNINSWFQCKGQGKTRDDTADHIPHDFYVIGTQEDPLGEREWADIVKGVLRKITNISFKQVAIHTLWNIRIVVLAKPEHENRISHVFSDSVKTGIANTLGNKGAVGVSFMFNGTSFGFVNSHLTSGSEKKLRRNQNYTNILRFLNLGDKKINPFDITHRFTHLFWLGDLNYRVEFPSTEAEYIVTKIKQQQYQELLSKDQLNMERNDGKVFLHFDEEEITFAPTYRFERDTREKYAYTKAKATGTKYNLPSWCDRVLRKSYPLVHVVCQAYGCTNDIMTSDHSPLFASFEVGVASQFVSKQDLNSAPQGGIQIMNCVATLLTKSKTKFFIEYHSSCLEKTVKTSEGENTEHSDGSIKVWFGNQVELTPIISDPEYLLDQHILICVKSTDCDESYGEGCVALRAAQFCYTEFQITLTHHGEKTGTLTGGIQLHTSEGKPTEKLYDFIKVEKDDTVTSKGKGGEANKFSVTQAHDISNPSYMGVSYRSGNVIDKGWSYSKPPKNLLLAGQGSKDSKKGGYDVGSRSPPMGEDEKWSEMFDNPLYGSRVKSWGKDPDHQQMDHLTPPDPVFTSSKPADGDSDRPPLPTPRNRSFTLSETKPQPPAPITSHPSTYKKPVVPSRSEGGMALNRPPVPSKSRPGMPEPQNPRDTSELPSKHRPPARPGQPQPPQRHAS, encoded by the exons ATGCCAAGTTATCAACCTTGGTGCCATGGTACTATAACTCGATCCAAGGCTGAGGATCTACTTTCCAAAGCAGCAAGAGATGGAAGCTTCCTTATCCGGGCCAGTGAGTCCATACAGGGAGCGTATGCCCTCTGTGTTTT ATACCAGAACTGTGTATACACATACAGAATCCTGCCAAATGAGGATAAGAAGCTCTCTGTCCAG GCATCTGAAGGAGTTCCTATCAGGTTCTTCTCTATGCTGCCTGAGCTGGTGGAGGCGTATTACAGTCCCAACATGGGTCTGGTCACACATCTGCAGTACCCTGTCCAGAGGGAGGAGGATGTAGACGAGGAGCAAG AAGCCAATAATTTCCCACCGCAGCTTCCACCCAGGAACTTCACAGTCAATGATGTGAAAGACAGTGACCCCAAGTCCTTATCAGACACCTACCTGATGAGACTGCAGCAGATGGACTTGTCCAC ACTACCAGAGGAACACCAAACAGCTATCCAAGAATACTTCAGGACCTCAGTCAGCTTGGATGCTGACCAAGCACAATGTGGTTACCCTAACCTCCCCGGGCTACAGAAGCTAATATCGGCAATCTGCAAGAATCTAAACAG TGAAATTTCCCGCATCCTGCCAGCTTTAGAGGTCTTTCATAGAGCATTGGACCAACAACTCTCCCCAGGGATTgcacagttttcaaaacaa ATTTCTGGTGATTCAAGTCAGTCTGTATCCTTTAGGCTTGAGCAACTAACAAAACTGCTGTACTCAATAGAAGATAAG actAAAAGCTCTATGTTTGAGTCTGGTGGCTATGAAGGAGGTCACAGGAAATCTCTCATTCCGCTTGTTACGTTTGAG GTCAAGCAAGAATCCCTGGCTATTCCCACAAAGATGTTCCTGAAAGTAGATGTTGAAAGTGGGAAGCTCTTTCTCAAGAAGTCGAAAGATGGGCCTGAAGACAAATTCTTTGTGCACAACAAAA TCCTGCAGTTGGTGAAATCCCAGAAAATGCACGCCAAACTTGTCATCGTGGCAGAGACCGAGAAAGAGAAGATTTTGCGTAAAGAGTTTGTGTTTGATGACACAAAG AAAAGGGAAGGGTTTTGCCAACTTCTTCAACAAATGAagaacaaacacactgaaaagcCTGAACCTGACATGATCACAGTGTTTGTTGGCACCTGGAACATGG GAAATGCTGGTCCTCCCCACAACATCAACTCCTGGTTTCAGTGTAAGGGTCAAGGGAAGACACGAGATGACACCGCCGATCACATCCCACATGATTTTTATGTCATTGGGACTCAGGAGGATCCTTTGGGTGAGAGGGAGTGGGCAGATATAGTGAAAGGTGTCCTGCGGAAAATCACAAACATCAGCTTTAAACAA GTGGCGATCCACACTCTGTGGAACATTCGGATCGTGGTGCTGGCCAAGCCTGAGCACGAAAACAGGATCTCCCACGTTTTTTCAGACAGTGTGAAGACGGGGATTGCCAACACTCTGG GAAACAAGGGAGCTGTGGGAGTGTCCTTCATGTTCAACGGTACATCTTTTGGTTTTGTCAACAGTCACCTGACTTCTGGAAGTGAGAAGAAGCTCAG ACGCAATCAAAACTACACCAACATCCTGCGATTTCTGAATCTGGGCGATAAGAAGATCAATCCGTTTGACATTACACATCGGTTCACCCACCTCTTCTGGCTCGGTGATTTGAACTACCGTGTTGAATTCCCATCGACA GAAGCTGAGTACATTGTGACAAAGATCAAACAGCAGCAGTACCAGGAACTCCTCAGTAAAGACCAGCTCAACATGGAGAGGAATGATGGAAAGGTCTTCCTGCATTTCG aTGAAGAGGAAATCACGTTTGCGCCCACGTATCGCTTTGAAAGAGACACGCGAGAGAAGTATGCCTACACAAAGGCCAAAGCCACGGGG ACAAAATACAATTTGCCCTCGTGGTGTGATCGTGTCCTGCGGAAGTCATACCCTCTGGTTCATGTTGTCTGCCAAGCATATG GGTGCACTAATGACATCATGACAAGTGACCACTCGCCATTATTCGCCTCATTTGAAGTCGGAGTAGCCTCACAGTTTGTCTCCAAGCAAG acCTAAATAGTGCACCTCAAGGTGGGATACAGATCATGAACTGTGTGGCCACCTTGTTGACAAAATCAAAGACCAAGTTCTTCATCGAATACCACTCCAGCTGCTTGGAGA AAACAGTCAAGACTTCAGAGGGAGAGAACACGGAGCACTCAGATGGGTCAATAAAAGTTTGGTTTGGTAACCAAGTCGAG CTTACCCCTATCATCTCTGACCCAGAGTACCTTTTGGACCAGCACATCCTCATCTGTGTAAAGTCGACAGACTGCGACGAATCATATG GAGAGGGTTGTGTTGCGCTGCGAGCAGCCCAGTTCTGCTACACAGAGTTTCAGATCACACTGACTCATCATGGAGAGAAGACGGGCACTTTGACAGGTGGCATTCAGTTACACACCTCTGAGGGCAAGCCCACTGAGAAGTTATACG ATTTCATCAAAGTCGAAAAGGATGACACTGTCACTTCAAAAGGCAAAGGCGGTGAGGCCAACAA GTTTTCCGTCACCCAGGCACATGATATTTCTAACCCCAGTTACATGGGAGTGTCCTACAGAAGTGGCAATGTGATAGATAAAGGTTGGAGCTACAGCAAGCCACCGAAAAATCTTCTACTCGCCGGACAAGGGAGTAAAGACAGCAAGAAGGGTGGCTATGATGTGGGCTCACGCAGTCCCCCTAT GGGTGAGGATGAAAAGTGGTCAGAGATGTTTGATAATCCGTTATACGGTTCGAGGGTAAAATCCTGGGGCAAGGATCCAGACCATCAGCAGATGGACCACCTCACACCTCCGGATCCTGTTTTTACAAGCTCCAAACCAGCAGATGGAGACTCTGATCGCCCCCCGCTGCCCACCCCACGCAACCGCTCCTTCACCCTCTCTGAGACCAAGCCTCAGCCCCCAGCCCCCATCACCTCGCATCCCTCAACATACAAGAAACCAGTGGTGCCGTCACGCTCGGAAGGGGGGATGGCACTCAACCGGCCTCCTGTACCTTCTAAGTCCCGACCGGGCATGCCAGAGCCCCAGAACCCCAGAGACACCTCCGAACTCCCCAGCAAACATAGACCGCCAGCAAGACCTGGCCAGCCACAGCCCCCACAGAGACA tGCATCCTGA
- the gpr17 gene encoding uracil nucleotide/cysteinyl leukotriene receptor, giving the protein MESATMEMPSVLSNGSSESCAAVDTTVENTLFGCFYILVFFLALNGNSLALWIFSHQRGASSPANVFLIHLAVADLSYVIILPLRATYHLTGGHWPFGEVPCRVAGFLFYVNMYASLYFLACVAGDRYLAVVHAVRSLKVRRARYAHIISFSLWALVTISMAPLLITHQTADVDGVTVCLQLYREKASRNALISLAVAFTPPFLATLACYLLIIYSLHRGSRLEPTLKLRALRTIGLVMLIYVVCFLPYHVSRATFILGYSHPDVSCQTRRGLSLANRLTSSLTCLNGAMDPLIYLFGAEKFRGTLMRLFCKDQARLSGATSGELKGTHESSVSAKSEF; this is encoded by the coding sequence ATGGAATCTGCTACAATGGAGATGCCATCTGTGCTGTCTAATGGGTCATCAGAGAGCTGTGCAGCAGTGGATACAACAGTTGAGAACACACTGTTTGGATGCTTCTACATCCTGGTTTTCTTTCTGGCGCTGAACGGTAACAGCCTTGCTCTCTGGATCTTCTCTCACCAGCGTGGCGCTTCCTCTCCAGCTAACGTCTTCTTGATTCATCTGGCTGTGGCAGACTTATCCTATGTGATCATCCTCCCGCTGAGGGCCACCTACCACCTCACAGGAGGCCACTGGCCCTTTGGCGAGGTGCCCTGCAGGGTGGCAGGCTTTTTGTTTTATGTCAACATGTACGCCAGCCTGTACTTCCTGGCCTGTGTGGCGGGTGATCGCTACCTGGCTGTGGTTCACGCTGTGAGGTCGCTAAAGGTTCGTCGTGCTCGCTACGCTCACATCATCAGCTTCTCTCTATGGGCCCTGGTTACGATCTCCATGGCGCCACTGCTTATCACCCACCAGACCGCGGATGTGGACGGCGTgacagtgtgtctgcagctttacagAGAAAAGGCCTCGCGCAATGCACTGATCTCACTGGCTGTGGCCTTTACCCCACCTTTCCTCGCCACCCTGGCCTGTTACCTGCTCATAATTTACAGCCTGCATCGGGGCTCCAGGTTAGAGCCGACCCTCAAGCTCAGGGCCCTACGCACCATCGGTCTGGTCATGCTTATCTATGTTGTCTGTTTCCTGCCTTATCATGTGAGCAGGGCCACTTTCATCCTGGGCTACAGCCATCCTGACGTCTCCTGCCAGACACGCAGAGGCCTGAGCCTGGCCAACCGCCTCACCTCCTCCCTCACCTGCCTGAACGGCGCCATGGACCCGCTGATCTACCTGTTTGGAGCGGAGAAGTTCCGCGGCACTCTAATGCGATTGTTTTGTAAAGATCAGGCGAGGCTGTCAGGAGCTACCAGCGGAGAGTTAAAGGGAACACATGAGAGCTCTGTGAGTGCCAAGTCTGAGTTTTGA